The genomic segment AGATCCATGTGTGCCATTGTCACAGCAATTCCCTTTCTTTCCTAGATCCATGCCCAGTGAGCTCTGTGCCAGAAACTGATTGCAGCACCGGCTCCAGCAAGCACAGGGTATAATAGGATAAAGAGAACAATACGAGGATGTGatgcttgaaataaaaatattcaaaGAAAAGCAAAATACTTGACTGTATTAACAAGATATCTGGAGTTCCATACTTTAGGAAGACTCTAGGGGTAATTTTTTTATTCCCTGTGGTGCAAGTGTTAGAGAAGGGCAAAGTGTGATTTTCGCCTTGTGCCGCATTAACGTGTTCATCTGAATGACACCCAAGTGCCTCCCACCCATCACCAATACAACTCTGACTAATGCAATAAGCACTGTATCTGTGGGGGGAGACACAGGGCTCTGCACCCTGAAACAGAGCATAGGGACCTGCTGCAATACAGGGCATGCACAATTTACAATGCAATACTTTGGCAATACAGGACATGCACAATTCAGTGTGCCTCCATGTAGTGCTTGCATATATTCCCTTGCTGTGCAGTAGCCACAGGAGCTTTTCTAAGGatctttctacagaataaatatgtaCATTACTTTGGTAAATGTCTGTTTATGGCAGCCGGTACTTTTTCCATTGCTAAGAATGCGCTTATTGTATGTTGTCAATGTGGCTCTTTCTTTGGCAGCTGCAGAGCCCATTCTCCAAGTCGGCCATTAATGAGAAACAGCTTACAGAGGGGATGTTATTGCAGCCTTCTTATGTAGCTCATAGCTCTATGGAATGGTGGGTTGTACATGAATATAAAGTTGGGGGCCAGCAATATGTAGAATATAACACAATTAATGACACTGTAACAGGGGGTAAAGTTTTAGCAACATTTATTCCCCCCATATTATAATTTTTATAGCGGATCAGTGCTTTACTCTCTGGTATCGCTCTTACTTTATTTTCACTAAGGGTTGCACGTTTGTCATTGCCACCAAATAGCTGAAACGAAAGTTCTGCTCACCACtaaatatatttagaatatatGACAATTATGAGGCTAATTTGGCATAAGATGGTATCTGATTATAGAAAAACTAAGGTCGGCTGAGTGTGGTTGACAGCCACAATTTGTTTGCCAAAAAACAAATATGCTGTGGGAATGTTGTATCAAGTCCTGGGCATTGTCTTTTATTAACAGGCTGGTTACAGGGCGGTAGGGTGAAGGTGGTTCAAATGAGGCAAAGATATTTCCCATCACACATTGCTCAGGGTATTAAGCTGCTGAGGCGATGGGGTATTGGGGCAGAGGAGGTTGCCTCAGTGCCAATGAAGAAGATATACTGTAAAGTCTTTTCATGATCCCGTTGACAGAGATTGTCTCAACAACACTCAGCAGCAGGTTTTCGGGTATCTGAGTGGTACAAGGTTACCGGGGAAGTACTTTGATAACTCCTGGCTGTCTCTGCGAGGTAAACTGTTAGTCAGGGGCAATATGGAGTATTTTACACACAGTGAGTTGGGAGTGTGGGGAGGAGGAGAGTCAGGAGCACTTCTTAGTGGATTGTGTGGTCTCTAACAGTCTGTATGATAGTGCTGGGGCTTCATGGTGTGTGTAGTCACAATTATGCTGATTATGATTATGATTTGCTATCCGCAGTGCGCAGGTGGGGTGCAAGTGCTTGCataatgaacactaaggggcatttGCATCCCCCAGGCTCCCCCCTAAAGAGATCCTGTGGTATTGACAGACCATTGAGACTCTGACTTTGGTGCATTGTGCAGCTTTGGGGACACACAGGGCCACATTTCATTCATTCTCCTTCTTTAATCTGCAATTTCACCATAGGCTTGTATGGAGTTTTCACTTGATGAGCCATagttttctcatcaaattgaatctgacccATAATAAAACTGAAAGTGCCCCTAACAGGGAGTTGCACAAGTCCATTTCAGTGACTTCAAGCTACAGTACCTACACCTAGGTGTCCCATAGGAGCAGTGCCATGGAACCACTCGGGCACAGAAAGCATTTCTTCCTGTTGCCATTTCATTAATCTTCTGGCTACACAGCATGCAACTGTAATACATCCTATTAATGTTATTATTGGCTCACTGTCCTGCAGTATATATTTCTTCCTATACATATCAGTTTTCAGCCACAATTGTGCCAAAATCCTTAATGCAGCAACTAATGATTTCTTGGGCCTAACAGCAGAGCTGCATGAAGGGATAACTGTGATCGCTTTGTTTCCTCCCCAGCACAGATTGCTATCATCTTCAGTCAGAATACCCTGCAGTATGTGCTGAACCTGTGTAAAGGGAATTATGATTATCTGGAGCGACTGTCAGAGCCTTTGCTTCTTTATATAATGACTTTCCTGGATCTTGAGGACATTGCCCTTCTCTCCCAAGTCTCACACACCTTTCAGAAGGTAAGTATATGTGTATGATTTGTGTATGTAGCTGCCCCTACCCTAGTGCAGGTTACATTCAATAAGTCCATTTTATGAGGAGCCAatcacctgcctgtatgtatttggagtgtgggagaaaatctgagtacccagaggaaacctacACAGACACATGGGTAGAACATACAgagtccttgcagatagtgcccaagccAGATCAAACTCTAGACCCCAGTGATGTTATTTTTAAGCCTTGTCCAGCGATAGAGATGGTTTGTATTCATAGAGCCCCTCACAAACTGCAttgccctccaccacataggatGGGCCCTGATTGGGCAGAGGACACACTGCCTTAAAAAATGAGTAAAAGAGGCTCCAAGACATGAGGTGTTTGGGTTAAATTCCATTTAAACTCCCAGGAACTACTGCATGCAAAATGCCTTTAATACAACCAAATAAGGAATATTTTCATAACCTTACAAACACGCTTGTTTAAAACCGAATGTACTCCTTTTAAGAGGTTGGTTGATCTAACCTGTGGCACCTAGCCCTGTAAGTCTAGAGTCAGTTGTGCCCATGCTGCACTGAATGTGGCCCGGTGCTGCACAAGATGTAAGAAGATGATATGATTTATAGCCAGAAGGGGGAGCTGTGTTCCACAGTATGGGCAATGGATGTGAGTGTAACTACTCATTTCCCTGTTTAACTGCAATGTGAGCTCTGCTGTAGTTAGTGGGGACAAGAACTGAACCCAGAACCCAATGGgcattacaaattatttttttttagctctagCCAAAGGGAGGGCAGGTGTTTGGAGTACACGAGGGGCATTTCTGGCTATACTTTCATGGTTTCCAGTAAAGAAAGTTAAGAGGCAGAGCCTTCTTTATAATGGTGCAGGTAGGGTGATTGCCCAGGGGCCAATCAGAGAAGCAGCTGAGACTGGGCTCGTGTGAGTGAGATATCCCACAGGGGAAAGTCATATTCCTCTTGCTTAGAAACACTGCTGTAACTTTACTCAGGTTTATATCTTATTCTGTCTTCTGCCCCCTGTGCCACATCCAGCTATCGGACTCTGAATAAGCACCAGAACCCTTCCCAAGTTGGTTTTCTAGGAAAGATTTTCCTGTGTGGGGGCAATCTGAGCCGGAGCAGTAACACCAtcctgcctttgcttgtgtgcTGCAGTATTATCCTTGGCACCATGCCACGTGCAGCCCAAGGCTTCTTTCTCTCTGCATTAGCTCACCCGCTGCTGGCACTGGCATACACGCATCTCATGCAAGGGAAGGAGGAAAAGGATCTATAGGTGTGTGTGTCACATTCATAGATACTACAGGGTGTAGGGATGGGCAGAAAATGTACTCGCCCTCACTATTAGAGGGGTATCTAAGGGTACATGCCCATGGGCTACCACCCAGTGCTGCCTGTATTCAGTAGTACTGTGCCACATAATAGCAAATACTGGCCCAGCTTTATCCCTCAGTGGTTAATTGTTTACAGAGCTACTCTATACAACTCTCTGGGTGTTGCACACGTTTACAGGCTACTAACAGGTGCTTATATTTTGCCTTGCAGCTGTGCAACTCGGACAGACTGTGGGAGCACATTGTGGAGAGCTCCTGCGACAAAGTCACCGCAGAGATGAGGGCTCTGGCGCAAGACATTGGCTGGAAGCAGCTCTTTTACACCAACAAACTGCAGCTGCAGTTACAGCTCCGGAGGCGGAGGGAGAGAGATGGCGAAGGAGATGCAGTTACTTTGAGTtgccattatccccccacttcccTGCCAAAGAAGCCTGCTGAGCACTATGGGAAACTGGAATCAACTGAGATCAATTAGCCCACTTACAGCCATTCAGAATCAACAAATAATATTACTACCTGCTATTTATATACAGCTGACATATACTATATAGACCATTCAAGGGTTATAGCAGGTCAGTTACCGATACCAGTTATTGCCAAGGTCAATTAGATACCATTGGCCAATGGGCACTATGTTTGCCACTCTTTATTACACATGGATTTGAGTTTCTCTGCACTTTTCCTACACAGTGCCATACCTACTATTGGAAATTACAGCTTCTTAGTTATTTCTTAGGTGCCAACTATCCACccctctcccccaaatggccacTCAACCCAAAATTATTCTTTTTGCCCAATGAAAGAAATTGTCCTTCTAAGCAACTGTCCAATGTACGTTAATTAAATGTTCAGTTAAAATGTTGTGTAAATGGAATTGAAACCACTGTCTGCCTATCTGTTCTCCACCAGTATATTTCTAATCAGCTggtttgctacattgtttcaggagtcagagcaaagagtgcagagaatataaacagcaatatagacactgcttttaattcaaattacctttacaaataaatgtaaatgcacTGAACGTGTGTAATGAATATACATTGGAAAGTTGCAAAGACCTTAATTTCATTGATTCT from the Xenopus tropicalis strain Nigerian chromosome 5, UCB_Xtro_10.0, whole genome shotgun sequence genome contains:
- the fbxo36 gene encoding F-box only protein 36, producing the protein MAAVLPTILYECDGQAPAPSKDFYHLLVTRTEVIMRYWKISLRSEFRDARPGEVKESHQDFVDDPTLQAQIAIIFSQNTLQYVLNLCKGNYDYLERLSEPLLLYIMTFLDLEDIALLSQVSHTFQKLCNSDRLWEHIVESSCDKVTAEMRALAQDIGWKQLFYTNKLQLQLQLRRRRERDGEGDAVTLSCHYPPTSLPKKPAEHYGKLESTEIN
- the fbxo36 gene encoding F-box only protein 36 isoform X1, giving the protein MRYWKISLRSEFRDARPGEVKESHQDFVDDPTLQAQIAIIFSQNTLQYVLNLCKGNYDYLERLSEPLLLYIMTFLDLEDIALLSQVSHTFQKLCNSDRLWEHIVESSCDKVTAEMRALAQDIGWKQLFYTNKLQLQLQLRRRRERDGEGDAVTLSCHYPPTSLPKKPAEHYGKLESTEIN